The following are encoded together in the Halopiger aswanensis genome:
- a CDS encoding preprotein translocase subunit SecD, protein MGPIAFVKEYWRILLLVVFLTAALVALFIPGGIMADDDAIEANQTSATNIEYGIGLDGGTRLSAPVVGLTAENLDAGAVSDDGQVDQDRLTELETAIREDLGVDRQNMSISVNDDGTVSAEVFTRDVTKAEFAGVLQDQGIDVTEDDIRNGVTEQTRNQLVQTIQDKINAAGLSGGNVYVEDRVGEGNYIVTEVPNMAPSELRELLSERGTVELWAYYPAENGTHTNETILLGENIVNVDPPTQRERGSGYQVPVQVSEEAAPGFQSRLNELGFTGVGQGQCNIRGDGQGVNFNHEGSQYCLITVVDGEPVDAHSMGPRLADNMQSGTWQDDPSFFMGTPTYEEAQSLSINLRAGALPAPLDFNNEQVYSLQPSLADQFKLYSLFIGLLSVVAVSGVVFLRYRDPKVAAPMILTATAEVAILLGFVAAIRMPIDLSHVAGFIAVIGTGVDDLVIIADEVMDEGDVSSQRVFESRFRKAFWVIGAAAATTIIALSPLAVLSLGDLRGFAIITILGVLIGVLITRPAYGDILQRLLTDK, encoded by the coding sequence TTCCTCACCGCTGCGCTCGTCGCGCTGTTTATCCCCGGCGGGATCATGGCAGACGACGACGCCATCGAGGCGAACCAGACTAGCGCGACGAACATCGAGTACGGAATCGGACTCGACGGCGGGACACGCCTCAGCGCGCCCGTCGTCGGGCTAACCGCGGAGAACCTCGACGCCGGCGCCGTCAGTGACGACGGACAGGTCGATCAGGACCGACTCACGGAACTCGAGACTGCCATCCGGGAGGACTTAGGCGTCGACAGACAGAACATGAGCATCTCCGTCAACGACGACGGCACGGTGTCTGCCGAAGTGTTCACCCGGGACGTCACCAAAGCGGAGTTCGCAGGCGTCCTGCAAGATCAGGGAATCGACGTCACCGAAGACGACATCCGCAACGGCGTCACGGAACAGACGCGCAACCAGTTGGTCCAGACGATTCAGGATAAGATCAACGCGGCGGGTCTCTCCGGCGGGAACGTCTACGTAGAGGACCGCGTCGGCGAGGGCAATTACATCGTGACTGAGGTGCCCAATATGGCCCCCAGCGAACTGCGGGAACTCCTCTCCGAGCGCGGGACCGTCGAACTCTGGGCCTACTATCCGGCCGAGAACGGCACGCACACGAACGAAACGATCCTCCTCGGCGAGAATATCGTCAATGTCGATCCGCCGACGCAGCGCGAACGCGGCTCCGGCTATCAGGTACCGGTCCAGGTTAGCGAGGAGGCCGCACCCGGCTTCCAGTCGCGGCTGAACGAACTCGGGTTCACGGGCGTCGGCCAGGGCCAGTGTAATATTCGCGGTGACGGGCAAGGGGTCAACTTCAACCACGAGGGGTCCCAGTACTGTCTGATCACCGTCGTCGACGGTGAACCCGTCGACGCACACAGTATGGGGCCGCGCCTGGCCGACAACATGCAATCAGGCACCTGGCAGGACGATCCGAGCTTCTTCATGGGCACGCCGACCTACGAAGAGGCTCAGTCGCTGTCGATCAACCTCCGCGCCGGGGCGCTTCCCGCACCGCTCGATTTCAACAACGAGCAGGTCTACTCGCTCCAGCCGTCCCTCGCGGATCAGTTCAAGCTCTACTCGCTGTTCATCGGCCTCCTGTCGGTAGTGGCCGTCAGCGGCGTCGTCTTCCTTCGGTACCGGGACCCGAAGGTCGCCGCGCCGATGATCCTGACCGCGACGGCCGAGGTGGCCATCCTGCTCGGCTTCGTGGCGGCGATACGCATGCCGATCGACCTCTCTCACGTCGCCGGGTTCATCGCCGTCATCGGGACCGGGGTCGACGACCTGGTGATCATCGCCGACGAGGTGATGGACGAGGGCGACGTCAGCTCCCAGCGGGTGTTCGAATCCCGCTTCCGCAAGGCCTTCTGGGTCATCGGCGCCGCAGCGGCGACGACGATCATCGCGCTGTCGCCGCTGGCCGTCCTCAGCCTGGGCGACCTGCGCGGGTTCGCCATCATCACGATCCTCGGCGTGCTGATCGGGGTGCTCATCACCCGGCCCGCTTACGGTGACATCCTTCAGCGGCTGCTGACGGACAAGTAA
- the rnhB gene encoding ribonuclease HII: MPFGVDEAGKGPALGSMFAAAVHLEDPDLDALPEGIADSKRLAPARREELAATIRANDRIGVGVAEIPPELIDDPETDMNSLTVQAHAEAIATAVPDSGDKIAGLCDACDTDADRFARRVTDACASALEIERDPDATLEIDARHGADDDSKVVGAASIVAKVERDAHIDAIADEYGDIGSGYPSDPTTREFLESYVDEHGELPPFARESWSTCEDVLAAAQQTGLEQF, translated from the coding sequence ATGCCATTCGGCGTCGACGAAGCCGGCAAGGGGCCCGCTCTCGGGTCGATGTTCGCCGCGGCCGTCCACCTCGAGGACCCCGACCTCGACGCGCTTCCGGAGGGGATCGCGGATTCGAAGCGACTCGCGCCGGCGCGCCGGGAGGAACTCGCGGCGACGATCCGCGCGAACGACCGGATCGGCGTCGGCGTCGCCGAGATCCCGCCCGAGTTGATCGACGATCCGGAGACGGACATGAACTCGCTGACCGTGCAGGCCCACGCCGAGGCGATCGCGACCGCCGTCCCCGATTCCGGCGACAAAATCGCCGGCCTCTGTGACGCCTGCGACACCGATGCCGACCGGTTCGCGCGCCGCGTCACCGACGCCTGCGCGTCCGCGCTCGAGATTGAGCGAGATCCTGACGCGACCCTCGAGATCGACGCCCGCCACGGCGCCGACGACGACTCGAAAGTGGTCGGCGCGGCCAGCATCGTCGCCAAGGTCGAACGCGACGCCCACATCGACGCCATCGCCGACGAGTACGGCGACATCGGCAGCGGCTACCCGAGCGATCCGACCACGCGCGAGTTCCTCGAGTCGTACGTCGACGAGCACGGCGAGTTGCCGCCCTTCGCCCGCGAGTCGTGGTCGACCTGCGAGGACGTGCTCGCGGCGGCCCAACAGACCGGCCTCGAGCAGTTCTGA
- a CDS encoding DUF7563 family protein, which translates to MPVCTNCNTPVSLDFVRAHGDDGTVDWCPRCRS; encoded by the coding sequence ATGCCGGTCTGTACGAACTGCAACACCCCTGTTTCGCTCGACTTCGTGCGCGCACACGGCGACGACGGCACCGTAGATTGGTGTCCGCGCTGTCGATCGTGA